The sequence AAAGGATATGTCAAACTGGGAAAAGTACTCGCTGTGATGTTTGCTGTGCTCGCTATAGGAGGAAGTTTGGGTGCGGGGAATGCCTTCCAAACTTCACAGGCGATGGGAGCACTTTCAGAACGTATCCCTTTCTTTCAAGCCTATCCTATCGTTTTTGGTCTGATCCTGGCAACACTGGTAGGGTTTGTCATTATTGGAGGAATTAAGCGTATCGCAAGTACGGCAGAGAAGATCGTTCCTGTGATGGTATTTGTCTATTTGGCAGCATCTCTGTGGATCCTCATCACAAATGCCTCTCAAGTGCCTGCTGCGATCTTGACCATCTTTCATGAAGCCTTTGCTCCTACTGCCGTTGCAGGTGGTCTTATAGGTGTGCTTGTACAAGGATTTAAGCGTGCCGCCTTCTCAAGTGAAGCGGGTATAGGTTCCGCAGCCATTGTACACTCTACTGCTTCGGTCAAATACCCTGTCAGACAGGGGATGGTCGCACTGTATGAGCCCTTTATCGATACGATCGTTATCTGTAGTATGACCGCACTTGTGATTGTCACTACAGGTGTCTATGATCCTTCTGGGGAGTTTGCGAACCTTGTGGCTTCAAAACAGGGTGCAGCTCTAACTGCGGCAGCCTATGGAACGGTTATTTCATGGTTCCCTGTTATCTTGTCATTTTCCATTGTACTTTTTGCGTTTTCCACGATGATATCATGGTCTTATTATGGCGAGCGTTCCTGGACCTATCTGTTTGGAGAAAAATATACGCTGTTGTATAAACTGATCTTTGTCTCATTTACCGTCATAGCATCCGTCACCAGCGCTTCTACGTTGTTAGAATTCTCTGACCTTCTTATCTTGGGAATGGCCCTGCCAAACCTTATAGGGCTCTATATGCTGCAAGGTGTTGTGCATGCAAATCTCAAAGCCTATCTTACAAAATGGAAAAGTGGGGAGTTGGATAGAGAGTGTATAGAAAAAGGGGTTTGTGAACCCAAGTCGTAGATTCGATGTGATCTATATTAAAAGTAGAGAGATGGATCAAACCATCTCCACACCCTTTTCACCCTGTTCAAGTGTACCGATCACATAACCATCTGTATTTTCAAGCACGGTATCTACATTTTCAGGGTCTACCACCCATACCATGCCCACACCCATGTTAAAGGCTCTGTACATCTCTTCTTCTTCAACATACTGGCTCATGAATTCAAAGATCGGGAGTACCCTGATACTCTCTTTCTTTACGATCGCTCTCATACCCTCTGGAAGAACTCTAGGAAGGTTTTCTATGATCCCACCACCTGTGATGTGTGCTAAGGCTTTCACGTACTGTTTATTGGCTTTATACTCTTTGACATAGATACGTGTCGGTTCAAGCAGTGTCTCTACAAGCGGTTTGCCATTAAAATCATCTTTGAGGCTCATACCCAGCTTGTCAAAGAAAAGTTTTCTTACCAGTGAATATCCGTTAGAGTGTACACCGGAGCTCGGCATAGCAATGAGGACCTGCCCCTCCTTCACATTGGCTACCGTGTCCATTTCTGCACGCTCTGCGATACCTACTGCAAATCCTGCAAGGTCAAAGTCATCATCTGAGTACATACCCGGCATTTCGGCTGTTTCACCACCTACAAGTGCACATTCGGATCTGCGACACCCCTCTGCAATACCGGCAACGACATCTTTTGCATTCTCAGGAAGCAATTTACCCGTTGCATAATAGTCCAGGAAGAACATCGGCGTACCGTTGTTACAGATAAGATCATTGACACACATCGCTACAAGGTCAATACCTACGGTATCAAGTTTCCCGCTCTCTATGGCAATACGGAGCTTTGTCCCTACACCATCTGTTGCAGAAAGGATCACCGGCTCTTTGTAACCCGTTGGCAGTGCATAGGCACCGGCAAATGAACCTATGCCTCCGATGACATTTTTATCGAAAGTGGATTTTACATCACTTTTGATCGCTTCTACAAACTCATTACCCGCATCGATATCTACACCGGCATCTTTATATGATATATTTGACATCAGTTATTGTCCTTTTCATTGGTTTCTTCACATTTACACGCAGGGAAAATCTTTTTAAGCATAATAAGCCCTGGACAAAAGCCGGTCAGTCCTGCAATCACAAGCATGACCATCATGGCAAATTGTAAAATAAACGCGGCTGCGTACATGCCAGAACCTGCTAAGCCCATCACAAAGCCCAGGATACTTGCCTGTATTAAACGTTGTATCTTTTCAGCACACATTTAAAAATCCTTATTAGAAATTGGCGTATTATATCTAATTTTAGCTGTTTAACTTCCGTTATCACTAAGGAGGACGCTTTTAGAGCAAAGCTCCAAAATTATGTTCTCTTCAGCGGAGGGCTTACACAACTGGTTGTGTTAAGAACGAAGTTTTCGTCCTAACTTCTCCTCCACTGAACCTACTTTGTTACCCAGTCTGCCCACCGGTCCATCACGCCAATCGATCTTGATCGAACTGTAGACACGACCGCAATCCTTTTGGAGCTCTTCATAGGCTTTGTTGATCACAGCCAACACTTCTTCTACGGTTTCACCTTCTATGATCGTACCCATTGGTGTGAGCTGGTAAGCCAGTCCGCTTTTATCTACGATATCTAATACTCTTGCTACAAAGGCACTTTTGCTTTGGGTTTTTTCCGTAGGGAACATTGAAAATTCTACTAATGCTGACATGATCATCCTTATTCTTTTAATTTATTTTTGATGTTATAACAGATTATAGGTTATAATCCAGCATAGTTCGGGTGAAAGGGTAAAAATGACAGATATCATTGTTGTAGGTGCGGGGGCAGCTGGGCTCGTCGCTGCCATCACCTCTGCAAAGGCAGGTCAAAAGGTACTACTGCTGGAACAAAATAGCAAGATCGGTAAAAAAATACTCGTTTCTGGTAACGGAAAATGCAACATAGACAACAGATACATCGCTTCACACCGCTTTCATGGAGAGAATCCTGATTTTATAGATGCCGTCTTGGAAGGGTATGATTTTAAAGTCGTAGAAAAGTTTTTCACATCTCTGGGGCTTGAGCTCATCGAAGGGAAAGAAGGCAAAATGTTTCCTATGTCACTGCAAGCGAGTTCCGTAGTTGAAATACTTGAGTATGAAGCCAAAAAAGCAGGTGTAGAGATACTCTGCGACTCTGCAGTCACATCCATTAGTAAAGAAGCGGATACTTTTACGGTAGAGACATCCCAGGGAACCAAGCATTGCAGAAAACTCCTTTTGGCATCAGGTTCACCCGCCGCACCGCAACTTGGAGGCTCGAACTCCGGATATGCTTTTGCCACGAAAATGGGCCACACCCTCATACCCCGCCACCCTGCTCTCGTGCAGCTCTGTTCGGATGAAACATGGGTGAAGAGCTGTGCAGGAGTGAAAGTAGCCGGAGTGGCACAACTCTATGCAAACGGAGAGTACATCACAGAGAAAAAGGGTGACCTGCTTTTCACAAACTATGGGATCAGTGGATTGGCCATCCTGGACCTTAGCCGGGAGGCGAGTATAAGGCTGGCAAATTATGACTATTGTGAACTTAACCTGGACCTTATGCCGGAACTTAGCAAAGAGAAACTTACCAACCTGCTTCTGGGTCGCATAAAAGAGGGAAGTGAGAAATCTATAGAAATATGGCTTCACGGTATCATCAACAAGAAACTCATCTCTATCATTTTAGAACAGTCAAAGTGCAAAGCCAAACAGGAACATGAGTTAAACAGAAAAGAGGTTAGCAAGCTTGTCTACACCCTTAAAAATCTCAAGCTCTCTATCAACGATACAAAAGGCTTCCAAGGTGCAGAGGTAGCCACAGGTGGGATAAATACCACTGAAGTGAACCCGCAAACGATGGAGTCAAAACTTGTACCCGGTCTCTATTTTGCAGGGGAGATACTCGATGTCGATGGAGACAGAGGTGGTTTTAACTTTCACTTTGCCTGGGTAAGCGGATTACGTGTAGGAAATCATTATAAAAGTGAATTCAAATGAATAGTTTCTATATGATATTTTTCTCTCTATTCATGTTCTATCTAGGATACGATATTTACTCAACGAGTATTATAAGCTTAAAAGGAATGACTCACTCTCTTAATCAATATGAACAAATTATAATTAGTTTAATATTTGTAATATTTGGTTTATCTGCACTTTACTCAGTATTTACAAAAAATACTCAAAATAAAGATAACAATAAGAGAACCAAATAGTCTTTTAGTTTGCTGTAGATTTGAGGGTTGTTGAGAGGAAGCATACGGTCAGTATGTGACCGAACAAGCTCCCTCGAAGATGCAGTGAAATAAAAGAACTATTTTGCGTTCTTTTTGTCTCTTGCCATTCTTCTTCGGACATTCTCATCCAGATATTTCTTTCTGATTCTGATAGATTCAGGTGTGATCTCGATAAGCTCATCATCTTCAATCCACTCCATTGCACTTTCAAGAGTGATAGGTCTTGGCGGTACAAGCTTGATCGCATCATCAGCACCCGAAGTTCTCATGTTTGTAAGCTGCTTTCCTTTCAGTGGGTTCACATCAAGGTCTCCCGGTCTTGCAGATTCACCGATCACCATACCTGAGTATACTTTGTCTTGCGGTTTAATGAACATTACACCACGTGCCTGAAGGTTATAGATAGAGAAGGCTACGGCTTCACCGTTATCCATAGATACCAGTGCACCCGGTGTTCTGCTCACAACTGTTCCAGAGTAAGGTCTGTACTCCAAATATGAGTGGTTCATGATACCTTCACCCTTCGTGTCTGTCAAAAACTCATTTCTAAACCCGATCAATCCACGTGCAGGGATCTCAAATTCGATCCTTACTGTACCGTCAGGCATCGGTGTGAGTGAAGTCATCTCAGCTTTTCTTTTACCGAGTTTTTCAATGGCAACACCCTGGAACTCTTCAGGCACATCCACAAC is a genomic window of Sulfurovum sp. XGS-02 containing:
- a CDS encoding sodium:alanine symporter family protein; this encodes MNSIFEQINGFLGSFFFFDIFFGKMEGTTMPFIVAWLIVGGVFLTFRFGFINARMFGHAFKIITGKYKTADDVGEITPFQSLTTALSATVGLGNIAGVAIAIAVGGPGATFWMILAGFFGMTLKFTEVTLAQVYRERRPDGRIMGGAMQYLSIGLASKGYVKLGKVLAVMFAVLAIGGSLGAGNAFQTSQAMGALSERIPFFQAYPIVFGLILATLVGFVIIGGIKRIASTAEKIVPVMVFVYLAASLWILITNASQVPAAILTIFHEAFAPTAVAGGLIGVLVQGFKRAAFSSEAGIGSAAIVHSTASVKYPVRQGMVALYEPFIDTIVICSMTALVIVTTGVYDPSGEFANLVASKQGAALTAAAYGTVISWFPVILSFSIVLFAFSTMISWSYYGERSWTYLFGEKYTLLYKLIFVSFTVIASVTSASTLLEFSDLLILGMALPNLIGLYMLQGVVHANLKAYLTKWKSGELDRECIEKGVCEPKS
- a CDS encoding DUF2892 domain-containing protein; protein product: MCAEKIQRLIQASILGFVMGLAGSGMYAAAFILQFAMMVMLVIAGLTGFCPGLIMLKKIFPACKCEETNEKDNN
- the purM gene encoding phosphoribosylformylglycinamidine cyclo-ligase, whose protein sequence is MSNISYKDAGVDIDAGNEFVEAIKSDVKSTFDKNVIGGIGSFAGAYALPTGYKEPVILSATDGVGTKLRIAIESGKLDTVGIDLVAMCVNDLICNNGTPMFFLDYYATGKLLPENAKDVVAGIAEGCRRSECALVGGETAEMPGMYSDDDFDLAGFAVGIAERAEMDTVANVKEGQVLIAMPSSGVHSNGYSLVRKLFFDKLGMSLKDDFNGKPLVETLLEPTRIYVKEYKANKQYVKALAHITGGGIIENLPRVLPEGMRAIVKKESIRVLPIFEFMSQYVEEEEMYRAFNMGVGMVWVVDPENVDTVLENTDGYVIGTLEQGEKGVEMV
- a CDS encoding NAD(P)/FAD-dependent oxidoreductase, coding for MTDIIVVGAGAAGLVAAITSAKAGQKVLLLEQNSKIGKKILVSGNGKCNIDNRYIASHRFHGENPDFIDAVLEGYDFKVVEKFFTSLGLELIEGKEGKMFPMSLQASSVVEILEYEAKKAGVEILCDSAVTSISKEADTFTVETSQGTKHCRKLLLASGSPAAPQLGGSNSGYAFATKMGHTLIPRHPALVQLCSDETWVKSCAGVKVAGVAQLYANGEYITEKKGDLLFTNYGISGLAILDLSREASIRLANYDYCELNLDLMPELSKEKLTNLLLGRIKEGSEKSIEIWLHGIINKKLISIILEQSKCKAKQEHELNRKEVSKLVYTLKNLKLSINDTKGFQGAEVATGGINTTEVNPQTMESKLVPGLYFAGEILDVDGDRGGFNFHFAWVSGLRVGNHYKSEFK
- a CDS encoding MTH1187 family thiamine-binding protein, with product MSALVEFSMFPTEKTQSKSAFVARVLDIVDKSGLAYQLTPMGTIIEGETVEEVLAVINKAYEELQKDCGRVYSSIKIDWRDGPVGRLGNKVGSVEEKLGRKLRS